The genomic interval ATCAATTAATCAAACGTTCCTACGGAACGTAATATCGCAATTCAAATCTAATTCTACCGACGATACATTCCTGTGGAATGAATCCAGAAAATGAATTGTTTTTTATAAAAAAAAGCCCTGATTATTCAGGGCTTTGTTCTTTTTGCATATTTAACAAATACGCCATATTCGCAATTACGTGATCATGTTTCTTGACAAACGAATTTTCTTCATTCCAAACATAACCTGCCAAAACAGCACATATTTTTTCTTTTACTTCTGGGTTTTCAGGCTGATGGAAAAATAAAGTCTGAAGATTTCCTGTGTACCATTCTTGAACATAAGTGGTAAAAACGGCAATTCCGCGTTTCATGTATTGAGTAAACTCCACTTCCCAATCAACAGGAATTCCTTGTGATTCTTTCAAATATAATTTTGCTGCGAGCATTCCAGATTCGGTTGCAAAAGCTACACCTGACGAAAAAACCGGATCTAAAAATTCAGAGCTATTTCCTGTCAAAGCAAAACCATCGCCATACATTCTTTTTACAGCTCTAGAATAGTTTTCTAATTTAACTGGCTCAAATAAAAACTCTGTTCCAGCAAATCTTTTAATATAATAATCCGATTTCTGAATTGCATTTTTCAGAGCCTCAGCATTGTCTTTATTTTCAGAAAGTGAGTTAATAAAATCTGTCGGACCAACAACTCCCAAACTTGTATTTCCGTTAGAAAAAGGAATTACCCAAAGCCATACTTCTGTTTCTAGAATATCAAAAGAAATCTGAGTTCCTTCTTCTCCTTCAGGTCTATTAATATCTTTAACATGTGTAAAAATCGAAGAATGCGGATCTAATTTTGAAGGCGTATCCAAATCTAAAAGTCTTGGTAAAACGCGTCCGTATCCACTAGAATCAATGATAAAGTTAGCGTGAATTTCTTTTAGATTTCCATCTTTGTCTTTTACAATGGTTTTTGATTTTTTTCCTTCAAAAGAAACTTCCAGAACTTCGGTTTCAAATTCCAAATCGATTCCTTTTCTAATAATTTCCTGCGCCATTGTATTGTCAAAATCAGCACGTGGAACTTGCCAGGTCCAATCCCAGCCTTCTCCAAATTTCTTGCTGAAATCGAAATTGCAAATTTCTTCACCTCTGATAAAACGAGCTCCTAATTTTTTCTCGAAGTTCATTGCATCAAGCGCCTCAAACAATTCTGCCTCAGCAAAATGGTCCATTACACGCGGAATAAGGCTTTCTCCAACAACAAGTCTCGGAAACTTTTGTTTTTCTACAACTTTAACTTTAACATTGTTTTTAAACAGATATGATGCCGAAACACATCCAGATGGTCCTGCACCAATCACTAAAACATCAACAAACTCCTTTGTCATATTAGAATTATTATCATTAATTAACCTACATTTGCCATCATCAAAATAACTACAATTATTTTGATAAATAAAATTAAATTAGCGCAACCAAAATAGATTTGATGAATACAATAAATGAATATTTAAGTTTAGCAGAATTTGAAGCCATAATTTTTGGAAAAAATAAAGTTGCCATAAGCGATGTGGTTTTAAATCGAGTAAACGAAAGTTTTAATTTCTTGAAAGAATTCTCAGGAAACAAAGTAATCTACGGAGTAAATACTGGCTTTGGTCCGATGGCTCAATATAGAATTAAAGAGTCAGATCAAATTCAACTGCAATATAATTTAATTAGAAGCCACTCATCTGGAACAGGAAAACCTTTAAATGCCGAATGTGCAAAAGCTGCCATTTTAGCAAGATTAAATACACTTTCTTTAGGAAATTCTGGTGTTCATTCTTCTGTAGTTCATTTAATGGCAGAATTAATCAATAGAGATATTACGCCTTTAATTTTCGAACATGGCGGTGTTGGTGCCAGTGGAGATTTAGTGCAATTATCACATTTAGCTTTGGTTTTAATTGGCGAAGGCGAAGTTTTTTATAAAGGCGAAAGACGTCCAACTCCGGAAGTTTTTGAAATCGAAGGTTTAAAACCAATTCAGGTAGAAATTAGAGAAGGTTTGGCGTTAATCAACGGAACTTCTGTAATGACAGGAATTGGTGTTGTAAATGTTCATTATGCGAAAAAATTATTAGACTGGTCATTAAAAGCTTCTTGTGCAATTAATGAATTAGTTCAAGCTTACGACGATCATTTTTCTGAAGAATTAAATCAAACAAAACGTCATAAAGGACAACAAGAAGTGGCTGAAAGAATGCGAAACAGTCTTTCTGACAGTACTTTAATCCGTAAACGAGAAGACCATTTATATTCTGGCGAAAACACCGAAGAAATCTTCAAAGAAAAAGTTCAAGAATATTATTCTCTAAGATGTGTTCCTCAAATTTTAGGTCCAGTTTTAGAAACTATCAATAATGTTGCTTCTATTTTAGAAGACGAATTTAACTCGGCAAACGACAACCCAATTATCGACGTAAAAAACAAACACGTTTATCACGGAGGAAATTTCCACGGAGATTATATTTCGTTAGAAATGGATAAACTGAAAATCGTTATTACCAAATTAACGATGTTGGCAGAGCGTCAATTGAATTATTTATTGAATTCAAAAATCAACGAAATTTTACCTCCATTCGTAAACTTAGGAACGTTAGGATTTAATTTCGGAATGCAAGGTGTTCAATTCGTTGCCACTTCAACAACTGCCGAAAATCAAATGTTATCAAACCCAATGTACGTGCACAGTATTCCAAACAACAATGACAATCAAGACATTGTAAGTATGGGAACAAATGCAGCGGTTATTACATCAAAAGTGATTGAGAATTCTTTTGAAGTTTTAGCAATCGAATTAATTACAATTGTTCAGGCGATTGATTATTTAAAACAAAAAGATCAAATTTCGTCTACAACTAAAAAATGGTACGACGATATTCGAAATATAATTCCAGAATTTAAAGAAGATCAGGTAATGTATCCTTTTGTTCAAAAAGTTAAAGATTATTTGATCAACAGTTAAAAATTGATTTACAAATTTGCCCCAAAGAGTTTTAGTTTTTTAATCATTAAACATTGAATTTTTAAAATCATGAAAAAGACACTTATTTTTTTGTTGCTGGTAAGTATTCAAT from Flavobacterium sp. YJ01 carries:
- a CDS encoding NAD(P)/FAD-dependent oxidoreductase; translated protein: MTKEFVDVLVIGAGPSGCVSASYLFKNNVKVKVVEKQKFPRLVVGESLIPRVMDHFAEAELFEALDAMNFEKKLGARFIRGEEICNFDFSKKFGEGWDWTWQVPRADFDNTMAQEIIRKGIDLEFETEVLEVSFEGKKSKTIVKDKDGNLKEIHANFIIDSSGYGRVLPRLLDLDTPSKLDPHSSIFTHVKDINRPEGEEGTQISFDILETEVWLWVIPFSNGNTSLGVVGPTDFINSLSENKDNAEALKNAIQKSDYYIKRFAGTEFLFEPVKLENYSRAVKRMYGDGFALTGNSSEFLDPVFSSGVAFATESGMLAAKLYLKESQGIPVDWEVEFTQYMKRGIAVFTTYVQEWYTGNLQTLFFHQPENPEVKEKICAVLAGYVWNEENSFVKKHDHVIANMAYLLNMQKEQSPE
- a CDS encoding aromatic amino acid ammonia-lyase, which gives rise to MNTINEYLSLAEFEAIIFGKNKVAISDVVLNRVNESFNFLKEFSGNKVIYGVNTGFGPMAQYRIKESDQIQLQYNLIRSHSSGTGKPLNAECAKAAILARLNTLSLGNSGVHSSVVHLMAELINRDITPLIFEHGGVGASGDLVQLSHLALVLIGEGEVFYKGERRPTPEVFEIEGLKPIQVEIREGLALINGTSVMTGIGVVNVHYAKKLLDWSLKASCAINELVQAYDDHFSEELNQTKRHKGQQEVAERMRNSLSDSTLIRKREDHLYSGENTEEIFKEKVQEYYSLRCVPQILGPVLETINNVASILEDEFNSANDNPIIDVKNKHVYHGGNFHGDYISLEMDKLKIVITKLTMLAERQLNYLLNSKINEILPPFVNLGTLGFNFGMQGVQFVATSTTAENQMLSNPMYVHSIPNNNDNQDIVSMGTNAAVITSKVIENSFEVLAIELITIVQAIDYLKQKDQISSTTKKWYDDIRNIIPEFKEDQVMYPFVQKVKDYLINS